A genomic region of Barnesiella viscericola DSM 18177 contains the following coding sequences:
- a CDS encoding SusF/SusE family outer membrane protein — translation MKARTIIGLSLLALVGMTGCEEDIVLDKGESPLEVKLSSDTVWCDQRADAQEALQITWTSGTNQGTGAAISYFFEMDLKGNDFQGGIKYDIGKTDSRVISFTNKELTDTLMHYFPTIPLEQYSEFEIRVTATVAAASVPTQVSPVKSVKIAPYKWRVLNLYIIGDATPNGWDNQLATIMSSDYDNIAHFTWQGMLNKGEIKFNAQLGDWYPCYVRDNDDPTKMHYREKEEDYPDNKWVIEEAGNYLIDVNLDELTVSFTNLDGEVPFTELYLVGEAAPTAIKLEQSSDDSFIFTYNGALSAGTLLISTTTATSGCAGYQPLDSNGLGSTGILLLSDLGTASNQWNIPAANKYSVKLDLRNNRLEIGDYVGYEHVWIMGSAAPGGWSWDNITEMQRDASNPNVFRYEGFLSAGELKFPLEIDHNFGGDFILAPQANCPISENGTYFIGNQPDNKWIISEAGNYRITIDVENETISFVKL, via the coding sequence TTGAAGTGAAACTTTCGTCCGATACGGTATGGTGCGACCAACGCGCCGATGCTCAGGAGGCTCTGCAAATAACCTGGACCAGCGGTACCAATCAAGGTACAGGTGCTGCCATATCGTACTTCTTTGAGATGGACTTGAAGGGCAATGACTTTCAAGGCGGTATCAAGTACGACATCGGCAAGACCGATTCGCGGGTAATTTCCTTTACCAATAAGGAGCTTACCGATACTCTGATGCACTATTTCCCCACCATTCCGCTCGAACAGTACAGCGAGTTCGAGATACGGGTGACGGCAACCGTTGCCGCGGCATCGGTCCCCACCCAGGTGTCGCCTGTGAAGAGTGTGAAGATTGCCCCCTACAAGTGGCGGGTGCTCAATCTCTATATCATCGGCGATGCTACCCCCAATGGCTGGGACAATCAGTTGGCTACCATCATGTCGAGCGACTATGACAATATAGCTCACTTCACGTGGCAAGGTATGCTGAACAAGGGCGAAATCAAGTTCAATGCCCAGCTGGGTGACTGGTATCCCTGTTATGTGCGCGATAATGACGATCCCACCAAGATGCACTATCGCGAAAAAGAGGAGGATTACCCCGACAACAAGTGGGTCATCGAGGAGGCCGGCAACTATTTGATCGACGTGAATCTCGACGAGCTTACCGTAAGCTTTACCAATCTCGATGGCGAGGTACCCTTCACCGAGCTCTATCTGGTGGGCGAGGCTGCACCCACGGCCATCAAGCTCGAGCAGTCGAGCGACGACTCCTTTATATTTACCTACAATGGAGCCCTGTCGGCCGGTACCCTGCTCATTTCGACCACGACGGCGACCTCGGGTTGTGCCGGTTATCAACCGCTCGACAGCAACGGGTTGGGTTCTACCGGTATCCTGTTGCTTAGCGACCTCGGCACTGCCAGCAATCAGTGGAATATACCTGCTGCCAACAAGTATAGCGTGAAACTCGATTTGCGCAACAACCGGTTGGAGATAGGCGATTATGTAGGATATGAGCACGTATGGATTATGGGTTCGGCAGCCCCCGGCGGTTGGTCGTGGGACAATATTACCGAGATGCAGCGCGATGCTTCCAATCCCAATGTATTCCGCTATGAGGGCTTCCTGTCGGCCGGCGAACTCAAATTCCCGCTCGAAATCGACCACAACTTTGGCGGCGACTTCATATTGGCACCGCAGGCCAACTGTCCCATCTCGGAGAATGGTACCTATTTCATCGGCAACCAGCCCGACAACAAGTGGATTATCAGCGAAGCCGGCAATTACCGGATTACCATCGATGTGGAAAACGAAACGATTTCATTTGTAAAATTATAA
- a CDS encoding endo-dextranase, giving the protein MIKKIFLAYLSLSVLLSISACNRFDVENDPITYGDGYMEVQLNTDKARYTPGEAVNFTLNKPIAGASNVMVRYRHLGTTIEEAPLTSCNWTWQPPATDYQGYLVDLYSKDANGVETVYGSIAVDVSTLPDRFPRNGFLSAYGNMTSQDIADVMSNLNRHHINYVQFQDWHYKHHKPLAGTPSAPMEVWTDIINRDCYKKTVEGYIEKSHQYGMKSLFYNLAYGALADAADDGVQEEWYLFKDTKHVLKDCHELGSPFKSSIYIVNAGNEAWIDYLVQQNSDVYAVFDFDGYQIDQLGDRGETYDYYGNRVYLDQTFKHFIERMKEANPDKSLVMNAVGQYGQEYQISKAPVDFLYTEVWDHNDDRGYTIFSDIITNNDKWSGGKKTVLAAYMNYEHGRKGRSYFNTPGILMGTAAAFAWGGSILQLGEHLLCNEYFPNNNLSMRGELKIALVHYYDFLTAYQNLLREEGEWYGVDVTTPAGNVTFNQWGPVRGQVATVGKRFASCDVIQLLSYRNATHLDWCDTNADQGEPDLLENLTVSFAVKQTPKSVWVASPDVKDGIAIPLEYEYAGGKITTTLPALKYWDMIVVEY; this is encoded by the coding sequence ATGATAAAGAAGATATTTTTGGCCTATCTCTCCCTGTCGGTCCTCCTGTCGATTTCGGCTTGCAACCGTTTTGATGTGGAGAACGACCCCATCACCTACGGCGATGGTTACATGGAGGTACAGCTCAATACCGACAAGGCTCGCTATACACCGGGCGAGGCTGTGAATTTTACCCTGAACAAGCCGATAGCAGGTGCTTCTAATGTCATGGTGCGCTATCGTCATTTGGGTACGACTATCGAAGAGGCTCCCCTGACGAGTTGCAACTGGACTTGGCAACCGCCTGCCACTGACTATCAGGGCTATCTGGTCGACTTGTACAGCAAGGACGCCAACGGCGTAGAGACGGTCTACGGCAGTATCGCTGTCGATGTATCGACCTTGCCCGACCGATTCCCCCGCAACGGGTTCCTTTCGGCCTATGGCAACATGACCAGTCAGGACATCGCCGATGTCATGTCCAATCTGAACCGTCACCACATCAATTATGTGCAGTTCCAAGACTGGCACTATAAGCACCACAAACCCTTGGCCGGGACTCCGTCGGCCCCGATGGAGGTGTGGACCGACATCATCAATCGCGACTGCTACAAAAAGACCGTAGAGGGGTACATCGAGAAGTCGCATCAGTATGGCATGAAGTCGTTGTTCTATAACCTGGCCTACGGTGCCTTGGCCGATGCGGCCGATGACGGTGTGCAGGAGGAGTGGTACCTGTTCAAGGATACCAAGCACGTCTTGAAAGATTGTCACGAACTGGGCTCTCCTTTCAAGAGCAGCATCTATATTGTCAACGCGGGCAATGAGGCCTGGATCGATTATCTGGTTCAACAGAACAGCGATGTCTATGCCGTGTTTGATTTCGACGGTTATCAGATAGACCAGTTGGGCGATCGTGGAGAGACCTACGACTACTACGGTAATCGTGTCTATCTTGACCAGACGTTCAAACACTTTATCGAACGCATGAAAGAGGCCAATCCCGACAAGTCGCTTGTAATGAATGCCGTAGGACAGTATGGACAGGAATACCAGATTTCGAAGGCTCCGGTCGACTTCCTTTATACCGAGGTGTGGGACCACAACGACGATCGTGGATACACCATCTTCTCGGATATCATCACCAACAACGACAAGTGGTCGGGTGGCAAGAAAACGGTTCTGGCCGCCTATATGAACTATGAGCACGGGCGCAAGGGCCGCAGTTATTTCAATACCCCCGGAATCCTGATGGGTACGGCCGCAGCATTTGCCTGGGGCGGTTCTATCCTGCAACTGGGCGAGCATCTGCTCTGCAACGAATATTTCCCCAACAACAACCTCTCGATGCGGGGTGAGTTGAAGATTGCACTGGTTCACTACTACGATTTCCTCACCGCATATCAGAATCTGCTGAGAGAAGAGGGCGAGTGGTATGGAGTCGATGTGACCACGCCCGCCGGTAACGTGACGTTCAATCAATGGGGGCCGGTGAGAGGGCAGGTCGCCACCGTGGGCAAGCGCTTTGCCTCTTGCGATGTGATACAGCTGCTCAGCTATCGAAACGCTACTCATCTGGATTGGTGCGACACCAACGCCGACCAGGGTGAACCCGACTTGTTGGAAAACTTGACGGTGAGCTTTGCCGTGAAACAGACGCCCAAATCGGTATGGGTGGCTTCGCCCGATGTAAAGGACGGGATAGCCATACCGCTCGAATACGAGTATGCGGGTGGTAAGATAACGACTACACTCCCGGCCTTGAAGTACTGGGACATGATTGTCGTGGAGTATTAG
- a CDS encoding TIM-barrel domain-containing protein produces the protein MKYKLLSILMLCASIGVQAQEEFLCGDRIAVFYPPQFDSSQTLASFAVQKELTRQGDLPGDWEIRPVFTTDGEGKTLVEIAYSDDADLYGTGLVTGKLRRNGTSIEIWNKDNYGYYVSNCLYQSHPWVMGVRPDGKTFGIIADNSWRSKLELSNPMKITSEGPAFRVIVIERDSPSEMMQVLGELTGTINLPPLWALGFHQSRFNPTYKPDEIVAMGQEFRKRNLPCDVFWVDIDYMDGKRIFTYDANEFFNSSKVASPDALNETMHEMGYKMGYITDPGVKIDESYTVYQQGQSGDHWVKAEDKVTDYEGEVWPGMCKFPDFTQPQTREWWAGLYGEFYKAHDMDGAWNDMNEPGVFNTPEWTMLTTNWHRGGGDLAAGPHMRYHNLYGSLMTQASYEGLVKSRPDKRPFLLSRANHLGAQRYCATWTGDNLGTWEHMMLSVPMCITLGLSGQPFGGPDVGGYGLDVTPELLAHWMALSAYYPFSRNHTSGCSQEPWVFGTAVENVSRNALNRRYRLLPYLYTLFHESSVDGMPVMRPLFFADLTDTDLRDQEQAFLLGGDLMVIPRWANHVTLPKGDWDQLQLEAEDDGYQPLLALRPGSVLPYLGHTVQTTAVYEADSLTLFVNPSDDGTAYGEMYDDAGEGFDYKNGDYALLQFNCEPYAQDSLAVTVVKSEGNLDKTRHYRVAVVGGAETYYSSWTTDSRIVVPHVEDVTEGIDLSQTIGKVIFVTGTFNDWDVDQYVLTGNTDGFMVSERIYIEKGDHRLKFTNSPTWSGDDWGDADGLSGVAKPSTGKPDITFHIANSGNYNIMFNPTTLEYAIMRTFDSNESIIYVGGTFNNWTLNYFSQMDLVDNHVWKSDAIYCEAGDQELKFVNTNNWSNKDWGGIEGLSGTAMETTGKSDSNLKFTLAESGYYVMTFNDQSLAYSIQRVSDPSAVEEVKAEPSCRIYPNPTDGILNVLLDVDNAQMRISSQDGRCLQEQSLTRNLSTVDISSLPEGSYIVDFRWDKGHETQKLIKK, from the coding sequence ATGAAGTACAAATTGTTGTCCATTTTGATGCTGTGTGCCAGTATAGGCGTGCAGGCACAGGAAGAATTTTTGTGTGGCGACAGGATAGCGGTGTTCTATCCGCCCCAGTTCGATTCGTCACAAACGTTGGCGTCGTTTGCCGTACAGAAAGAGTTGACCCGCCAGGGCGATTTGCCCGGCGATTGGGAGATACGTCCCGTTTTCACAACCGACGGGGAGGGTAAAACTCTGGTCGAAATTGCTTATAGCGACGATGCCGACTTGTATGGCACGGGACTGGTGACGGGGAAACTGAGAAGAAATGGAACTTCGATCGAAATATGGAATAAAGACAATTATGGTTATTACGTCTCCAACTGCCTTTATCAGTCGCACCCGTGGGTAATGGGTGTACGTCCCGACGGCAAAACCTTCGGTATCATTGCCGATAATAGCTGGCGCTCCAAATTGGAACTCTCCAATCCCATGAAGATTACCAGCGAGGGTCCGGCCTTCCGGGTGATTGTAATCGAGCGCGATTCTCCCAGCGAGATGATGCAGGTGCTGGGCGAACTGACCGGTACCATCAATTTGCCGCCGCTGTGGGCCCTGGGTTTCCATCAGTCGCGGTTCAACCCCACCTATAAACCCGACGAGATTGTAGCGATGGGGCAGGAGTTCCGCAAGCGCAATTTGCCGTGCGATGTATTTTGGGTAGATATTGACTACATGGACGGGAAACGTATCTTTACCTATGATGCCAACGAATTTTTCAATTCGTCCAAGGTGGCTTCGCCCGATGCACTCAACGAGACGATGCATGAGATGGGCTACAAAATGGGTTATATTACCGACCCGGGCGTGAAAATCGACGAATCATACACGGTTTATCAGCAGGGCCAAAGCGGCGACCACTGGGTGAAAGCCGAGGATAAGGTGACCGACTACGAAGGCGAAGTGTGGCCGGGTATGTGCAAGTTCCCCGATTTCACACAACCTCAGACCCGCGAATGGTGGGCCGGCCTTTATGGCGAGTTTTACAAGGCTCATGACATGGACGGCGCCTGGAACGACATGAACGAACCGGGTGTATTCAATACTCCAGAGTGGACCATGCTCACGACCAACTGGCACCGGGGAGGTGGCGATTTGGCTGCCGGACCTCACATGCGTTATCACAATCTCTATGGGTCGCTCATGACACAAGCCTCTTACGAGGGTCTTGTCAAGAGCCGTCCCGACAAGCGCCCCTTCCTTCTCTCTCGTGCCAATCACTTGGGTGCACAACGCTATTGTGCCACTTGGACCGGCGATAACCTGGGTACGTGGGAACACATGATGCTGTCGGTACCGATGTGCATCACGTTAGGCCTTTCGGGTCAACCCTTCGGTGGACCTGACGTAGGCGGTTACGGACTCGATGTTACTCCCGAGCTGTTGGCTCACTGGATGGCCCTCTCGGCCTATTATCCCTTCTCCCGGAACCACACCTCGGGCTGCTCGCAGGAGCCGTGGGTATTTGGTACTGCGGTAGAAAATGTTTCGCGCAATGCACTCAACCGCCGCTATCGGTTGTTGCCCTATCTGTACACGCTGTTTCACGAATCTTCGGTCGACGGTATGCCGGTCATGCGTCCGCTCTTCTTTGCCGATTTGACCGATACCGATTTGCGTGACCAGGAGCAAGCCTTCCTGTTGGGTGGCGACCTGATGGTAATCCCTCGCTGGGCCAACCACGTGACTCTGCCCAAGGGCGATTGGGACCAGCTGCAACTCGAAGCCGAGGACGATGGTTACCAGCCGTTGCTGGCTCTGCGTCCCGGTAGCGTGTTGCCCTATTTGGGCCATACGGTTCAAACGACCGCTGTCTATGAAGCCGATTCGCTTACCCTCTTCGTGAATCCTTCGGACGATGGTACGGCTTATGGCGAGATGTATGACGATGCCGGCGAAGGGTTTGACTACAAGAATGGTGATTATGCACTCTTGCAGTTCAACTGCGAACCCTATGCCCAGGATTCTCTGGCGGTAACCGTGGTCAAGAGCGAAGGTAATCTCGACAAGACCCGTCATTATCGGGTAGCCGTAGTTGGTGGAGCCGAGACCTATTATTCGTCCTGGACGACCGACAGTCGCATCGTTGTACCCCATGTGGAAGATGTGACCGAAGGGATAGACCTGTCGCAGACAATCGGTAAGGTAATCTTCGTAACCGGTACCTTCAACGACTGGGACGTAGACCAGTATGTACTCACCGGTAATACCGACGGATTTATGGTGAGCGAACGTATCTACATCGAGAAGGGCGACCATCGCCTCAAATTTACCAATTCTCCTACGTGGAGCGGCGACGATTGGGGTGATGCCGACGGTCTGAGCGGTGTGGCCAAACCGAGTACCGGCAAACCCGATATTACCTTCCATATTGCCAATAGCGGCAACTACAACATCATGTTCAACCCCACGACGCTCGAATATGCCATCATGCGTACTTTCGACTCCAACGAATCGATTATATACGTGGGCGGAACATTCAATAACTGGACGCTCAACTATTTCAGTCAGATGGACCTGGTCGACAACCATGTGTGGAAGAGTGATGCCATCTATTGCGAGGCCGGGGACCAGGAATTGAAATTTGTCAATACCAATAATTGGAGCAACAAGGATTGGGGTGGTATTGAAGGATTGAGCGGGACAGCCATGGAGACTACCGGCAAGAGCGACTCGAACCTGAAATTCACCTTGGCCGAGAGCGGATATTATGTGATGACTTTCAACGATCAGTCGTTGGCCTATTCGATACAGCGGGTTTCTGACCCGTCGGCTGTCGAGGAGGTGAAGGCCGAGCCTTCGTGCCGCATTTATCCCAACCCTACGGACGGTATATTGAACGTCCTGCTCGATGTCGACAATGCTCAGATGCGCATTTCCTCGCAAGACGGCCGCTGCCTGCAAGAGCAGTCGCTCACCCGCAACCTCTCGACCGTCGATATCAGCTCGTTGCCCGAGGGTTCCTATATCGTGGACTTCCGTTGGGACAAAGGTCATGAAACTCAAAAACTGATTAAAAAATAA
- a CDS encoding glycoside hydrolase family 97 protein — translation MKKKILLSVCLLNLCMELAVAQTLFSPNRELKMDFSIENGRPTYTLQYKGKTVIAPSHLGIELKGEFQRREFNEMDDKNEGSPYSLMTGFAVADSAFSTFDETWTPVWGEESSIRNHYNELAVTLRQKETDRTMLLRFRLFDDGLGFRYEFPQQKNLNYFVIKEECTQFAMTGDHTAYWIPGDYDTQEYDYTVSRLSEIRKLQAGAITENLSQTSFSPTGVQTALMLKTDDGIYINLHEAALINYACMHLNLDDEHMIFTSWLTPDSQGDKGYMQTPCHSPWRTVIVSDDARDILASRITLNLNDPCKIEDTSWIKPCKYVGVWWEMITGMGDWSYTWDFPSVQLGVTDYTKAKPHGRHSANTANVKRYIDFAAKHGFDAVLVEGWNIGWEDWFGNSKDYVFDFVTPYPDFDVDEIRDYAKSKGVKMIMHHETSASIRNYERHLDKAYQFMVDNGYPAVKSGYVGNIIPRGENHYSQWIVNHYQYAVEKAAEYKIMVNAHEAVRPTGICRTYPNLIGNESARGTEYQAFGGSKPYHVAILPFTRLIGGPMDYTPGIFEMDISKYNPNNHSHANTTIANQLALYVTMYSPLQMAADLPETYERFADAFQFIKDVAMEWEKSVYLEAEPAQYITIARKAKNTGEWFVGSVGGYDARVSEISFDFLDKGKKYEATIYSDTKETHYLTNPQKYEIRKLKVTSKSKLKQYVAPGGGYAISIKEI, via the coding sequence ATGAAAAAGAAAATTTTATTGTCAGTATGCTTGCTCAACTTGTGTATGGAATTGGCTGTTGCTCAAACACTTTTCTCGCCGAACCGTGAGTTAAAGATGGACTTCTCGATAGAGAATGGCCGTCCTACCTATACGCTGCAATATAAAGGTAAAACGGTTATCGCTCCCAGTCATCTGGGTATCGAGCTCAAAGGCGAATTTCAGCGCCGGGAGTTTAATGAAATGGACGATAAGAACGAGGGTTCTCCCTATTCGCTGATGACCGGTTTTGCCGTAGCCGACTCGGCTTTCTCCACCTTTGACGAAACGTGGACTCCCGTCTGGGGCGAGGAGTCGTCGATTCGCAACCATTACAACGAATTGGCGGTAACCTTGCGTCAGAAAGAGACCGACCGGACCATGCTCCTGCGTTTCCGTCTGTTCGACGACGGTTTGGGATTCCGTTATGAATTCCCGCAACAGAAGAATCTGAACTATTTTGTGATAAAGGAAGAGTGTACACAGTTTGCCATGACCGGCGACCACACGGCCTACTGGATTCCGGGCGACTACGACACCCAGGAGTATGATTATACGGTGTCGCGCCTCTCTGAAATCAGAAAACTGCAAGCCGGAGCCATTACCGAGAATCTCTCGCAGACCAGTTTCTCGCCCACGGGCGTACAGACGGCCTTGATGCTCAAAACCGATGATGGTATCTACATCAATCTGCACGAGGCTGCTCTTATCAATTACGCCTGCATGCACCTCAATCTCGACGACGAGCACATGATTTTTACCTCGTGGCTCACCCCCGACTCGCAAGGTGACAAAGGCTATATGCAGACTCCCTGTCACTCGCCGTGGCGTACGGTTATCGTCAGCGACGATGCCCGCGACATACTCGCTTCGCGCATCACGCTCAACCTGAACGACCCTTGTAAAATCGAGGATACCTCATGGATTAAACCCTGCAAGTATGTAGGCGTGTGGTGGGAGATGATTACCGGTATGGGCGACTGGTCCTACACGTGGGATTTCCCCTCGGTACAGTTGGGTGTGACCGATTATACCAAGGCCAAACCTCACGGACGTCACTCGGCCAATACCGCCAACGTGAAACGGTATATCGACTTTGCCGCCAAGCACGGGTTTGATGCCGTGCTGGTCGAGGGGTGGAACATCGGTTGGGAAGACTGGTTCGGCAACTCCAAGGATTATGTGTTTGATTTTGTGACTCCGTATCCCGATTTCGATGTAGATGAGATACGCGACTATGCCAAGAGCAAAGGGGTGAAGATGATTATGCACCACGAGACTTCGGCGTCGATACGCAACTACGAGCGTCATCTCGACAAGGCCTACCAGTTTATGGTCGACAACGGCTATCCGGCCGTGAAGAGTGGCTATGTAGGCAATATCATTCCGCGGGGTGAAAACCATTACAGCCAGTGGATTGTCAACCACTACCAGTATGCAGTCGAGAAAGCTGCCGAATATAAGATTATGGTCAATGCTCACGAGGCCGTGCGTCCCACGGGAATATGCCGTACCTATCCCAACCTGATTGGCAACGAGTCGGCACGGGGTACCGAGTATCAGGCCTTCGGCGGAAGCAAGCCCTACCACGTGGCTATTTTGCCCTTTACGAGACTGATTGGTGGCCCCATGGATTACACGCCCGGTATCTTCGAGATGGATATCAGTAAATACAACCCCAACAACCACTCGCACGCCAACACGACTATCGCCAATCAGTTGGCGTTGTATGTGACCATGTACAGCCCTTTGCAGATGGCTGCCGACCTGCCCGAGACCTACGAACGGTTTGCCGACGCCTTCCAGTTTATCAAAGATGTAGCCATGGAGTGGGAGAAGAGTGTCTATCTCGAAGCCGAACCCGCCCAGTATATCACCATAGCCCGTAAGGCTAAAAATACGGGAGAGTGGTTTGTCGGGAGTGTAGGCGGTTACGATGCGCGTGTTTCTGAAATCAGTTTCGATTTCCTGGATAAGGGGAAAAAGTATGAGGCTACGATTTACAGCGATACGAAAGAGACGCACTATTTGACGAATCCTCAGAAGTATGAAATCAGAAAGCTGAAAGTTACCTCCAAATCGAAATTGAAACAGTATGTCGCTCCGGGCGGCGGATATGCCATTTCGATAAAAGAAATCTAA
- a CDS encoding efflux RND transporter periplasmic adaptor subunit, which translates to MKLTKNLIQPIAGAMLCIFLFSCGGKNAQTGGMAREYAVMTLEPDSMEWYSNYPAAIKGKRDIEIRPNVSGFITELRVDEGSVVRKGQVLFVIDTVPYKAALKVAETNVEVARANAETARLTAENKRELQRRDIISEYDLQMAENSYASAKAQLAQAEAQLVNARNNDSYTRVTSPLDGVVGEIPFRVGSLVSPSSTTPLTTVSDNSEMYVYFSMTERQVLELAAQYGADNFLKKLPEVSLKLSDGSVYPLKGEIETISGIIDTQTGSSNMRATFANPHKLLRSGGSGVIMIPMKNNQALLVPQKATYEIQDKKFVYVLNDDSTVKSTEITVSSIDNGKDYMVLSGLKVGDRIVIEGVNTLKDGMKIQVAGAQAPAQEPAQAQSKQ; encoded by the coding sequence ATGAAACTGACCAAAAATTTGATTCAACCCATCGCCGGTGCGATGCTTTGTATTTTTTTGTTTTCCTGTGGAGGGAAAAATGCTCAGACAGGTGGAATGGCTCGTGAGTATGCCGTGATGACATTGGAGCCCGATTCAATGGAGTGGTATAGTAACTATCCTGCTGCCATCAAGGGTAAACGGGACATCGAGATACGGCCGAACGTGAGCGGCTTTATTACCGAATTGAGAGTGGACGAGGGATCTGTCGTAAGAAAAGGTCAGGTCCTTTTTGTTATCGATACGGTCCCCTACAAAGCCGCTTTGAAGGTAGCCGAGACCAATGTTGAGGTAGCTCGCGCCAATGCCGAGACGGCTCGCCTGACGGCCGAGAACAAACGCGAACTGCAACGCCGCGACATCATCAGCGAGTATGACCTGCAAATGGCCGAAAACTCCTATGCGTCGGCCAAGGCTCAGTTGGCTCAGGCCGAGGCCCAGCTGGTAAATGCCCGCAACAACGACTCCTACACGCGGGTAACCAGTCCGCTCGACGGGGTGGTGGGCGAGATTCCCTTCCGGGTAGGTAGCCTGGTATCGCCTTCGTCGACCACGCCGCTGACTACCGTATCGGACAACTCTGAGATGTATGTCTATTTCTCGATGACCGAACGCCAGGTTCTCGAACTGGCTGCCCAATACGGTGCCGACAATTTCTTGAAAAAGCTCCCCGAAGTGTCGCTCAAACTCTCCGACGGTAGCGTTTATCCCTTGAAGGGCGAAATTGAGACCATCAGCGGTATCATCGACACGCAGACCGGTTCGTCGAACATGCGTGCCACCTTTGCCAATCCGCACAAGCTGTTGCGCAGCGGCGGCTCGGGTGTGATCATGATCCCGATGAAGAACAACCAGGCACTGTTGGTACCGCAGAAGGCCACGTATGAGATTCAGGACAAGAAATTTGTATACGTCCTCAACGATGATTCTACGGTGAAATCGACCGAGATTACCGTTTCGTCGATTGATAACGGTAAAGATTACATGGTGCTCTCGGGCCTCAAAGTCGGCGACCGCATTGTAATCGAAGGTGTCAATACCCTCAAAGACGGTATGAAGATACAGGTAGCCGGAGCTCAGGCTCCCGCCCAGGAACCGGCACAAGCACAAAGCAAACAATAA